From the genome of Nicotiana tabacum cultivar K326 chromosome 17, ASM71507v2, whole genome shotgun sequence:
AAGCCTGCCTTCATCATCCATAGTAGCTCGGCTCCCAAATCTATACGTAAGGTGCAAAAATAtaatatgagtataaccgaccacATCTACTCAATAAATATATTGACTaatctcggtgaagtagtgacgaggtttttaAGTTAAAAGACACTCACTTTGTATAATTTGTGCAACTCAATAACATATATAACACAAAGAAATACTCTAGAAAAGACAATTACAGAATAAAGAATAGCAACATTAAAGGTGCCCAACTGGGGTAGGGATAACAAAAAAACATGCACATTTCAAGCAAATACAAATTGCACCAACCCTACTCACAAAGAGACATGTACCAAATAATATGTGTGCTCAAATACTCATACATGACTGTAAGCATGTGCCCAACATGATCTGATTCCGTATTAATTACCAATTAACATGTTCGAGAGAACTTTACAAGAATTTAATATATGTCAATGCATGATGACAACTTTCTTTTTACATAAATTTGTTACACTACCGATAACTCCATAAACATGAGATATCAACCTATCATAGGTAAATCCATCTTGATAACTATATCATCAAATAACAATAGAGGCATAGAATCGCATATTAGATGCAACGAAGGAAACATGTAAAATGCATGACAAGCATAAAGAATTCACTTGCATAATCAAGAATATCACCCTCTTACTCCATATTTCATCATAATAACAATATTCATCCTTATCACTCCTTACCCTGACACAGTAACAATATTCACTCTTATCGCTCCGTAACAACAATAACTACCCTTATTCGTAACAATAATATCCGCCTTTATCGCTCCGTAATaacaatatccacccttatcgcttcgTACCCTGACACAATAACGATATCCATCCTTATTTGTTCATGCCCcaatacaataataataacaatcgAAATCGCAAGGCAAAAATCGCGTGCCAACACTCAATCAATCCACCCAACATGTCCACATATGCCATAATCATAACAATTCAAGACAATAAATTATCATTAAGAGGCATATCCTCATAAGTCATCAATGAAATACACAAGAACATGAAAATAATATAGTGCGGATGTGTGCTCAAGATATAAGACATAATTGCGGCTAAATCAATTTAGCAATAATTCCAAAATGCTCATCTTGGCTAATTAggaaatagaaatccaaaaacaCGTTCTCTAACATGAAAAGATGAACTCGCGTAATCATACAAAGGATCACACATATATCACAGAGAAAGCACATTCAAATCAAGACACAACACAAGAGCCACAAGTATGGGTGTGTGTTCATAACATACATATGACTACGTTCGAGGCAAGTATAGCATCAATCTCAGGATTAGTTTGTCATGTTCAGAATAAGGCACCAATGGCCTTAACATTAGCTCAAGCATGGTTTATTATACTCACATAGTCAATCAATTGAAAAACACATAGAATCAAGTAGAACACACAACCCAACAAGATATAGAATAATCTAGaatctaccccgagcatgaataccCATGGCACGtgtatatatgctcgtcaccaCAGAAATACaccacccccgcatgtagcaaacaatatcaattattagGAAAAATTTCCTTTATGTAAGACACTTACTTCAAACGGGCTAGTCTTCAACCTCAAACCGCGTCAAAATCTCATTCTAGCCCTCCAATCCCGCAAAACCAAGCCAAACATCATCTGAGAAAGTCAAACAATGCTATATGAAGCAATCTCAGTCAACGAAGATTCGATCTTTGATTAATTCctaaaaagttaacaaaagtcaactcgggtCCGCGTACTCAAAATTCGAAATCAATACCAAATCTTGATAACCCATAACCTACAGAATTCAAATATGTATATACTTTCCAAATCGAGTTCAAATCGATGTTCATAACCcccaaaatatattttcttatcTTGTAGACAAAAAttctaaattttaatttaaaaatctatattttaggtgtagaaatccatAAGAAATAAACCAGTTGTCCCATCCCGAACCAGATGTTAGATGAACCTAAAACTCAAACTCACTTTTGATAAGCCCaacataatttttataatatttcacctaagatagccttttgaatcacccaatttggcattaaaatgtgaaagatatgatattttaaagttttaaaggaAGTCTAAAAATTATGGACGAACTCGAGGACATAACCAGTATTTTTCGAATTGTTGCACCGGAAAACCAACAATTACAAAATCTTCGTTTTAGCACCCcgaaactcattcggaacctcccggacacaaaccatatatgcatttcaatcataaagcACACTACGAACCTTCTCGCACACTCATAACACCGAAAATAGGTCGTCTTGACCAGATGTTAATCTTGGTCAAACTCTAAATCCTTAACTTacctagtctctcaaccaatgatccaaaacacacccgagcctctcgataccccatccaatcataccaataagTATAAATATATTATCCAAATTTATCCAATGGCTCAAAATATCCACGGGAACATCAGAACAAAGAATAGAGACTCAAACTGAATAGAATTTTCCTTAAGTTGTTAAATGGTCATTCTTTCAGAATCACACTTGCACACTTCTGATTACTTCCAAACATTGAACATGAGTTCAATTCAGCTATATGAACCTATCCAAGATTTTAAAAATCACAATAGGAGTctgataacaccaaagtcaactcacggtcaaacctatgaactctccaattttttaaattgtcaactttcgactAATCGAGCCAAAACCTTCAaggaacatccaaattcaaatctcaacatacgcccaagtccaaaatcaccatacgaacctaatgaaaccatcaaatccagatttcgaggttgtttactcaaaagtcaaaccttggtcaactcttccaacttaagccttccaaattgagaatcactctatcaaatcaatcctgaacctTGCGAACATCAAAACCAACCATTAcccaagtcataatacatcatatgaagctagtcatggtctcaaaccaccgaatgagTGTTAAAAGTCAAAACGACTGTTTGAGTCGTTACACATATGATTTTAGATCTAATTTTTCTTAATTCAACACCTTCAATCAGCATGTCTTCACGTCTAAGAGCTCCAAATGGAATTGATGAAGTaggaaataaagtaaacaaatctTTAATTAAGAAGTAGCATTATTAAGACGGATAATTACGTACCTTATTTTTGTATTGCATCCTAACTAATTAATGCAAATCACTTATATAACATGTTGATATTCGGATTAATGCGGAGATGTGGATCAACTGCAGAGGCCTTTCAGGAAAACTAATCTCAGATTACCGACCTGATCGCATAATACATCAATGATCAATTAATCTGTCAATATCTGACAATCCAAGTGTAGAAGGTGGGTGCCTCCCACTCGTAAAATTGGATAAACGTTATTCTCACCCCACTAGCTGTTAGCTTTCAATACAGAACGTCAGCTAAAACATTATTAGGAACAGTCCACTTTTACTTTCCAGCCGGCGTACAAGATATCTCGAGATCACGCAGGATCCGGAAAAAAAACGCACTTCAAAGGATGTCAGCCCGACGTACAAGATATCCCGCGATCACGCAGAATCCGAAAATGAACCGTACTTCAAAGGATATGATGGaggaaattttattttgaatttgcaaAGTAGGGCGACAACACTATTTACTTCTAATTATTTTGAACGAGCTTTCAAACTATTTACAGTGCTTCTAGTCCTTTAAAATGTCTCACCAACTAATTGTgaaacccttttttttttttgtatcatTCCCTTCAAATCTTATCAGGTTGAGCCTTGTATACCACatgaaataacagaaaatagggACATTCGTCATGATCATAATGAAGTGTTTTACGTATAATGTTCAGTATATTGACTTGAAACAATTCGAAGTCTGTTGTATTGGTCAAAGTGATCCCTTGTTACATTTGAACTATCTTGATCTTTAAAGTATCCCTTTTAGCAGAAATAACCCTTTCTCTAACCTAACAATAAGTCACAATATTACTTTGTTACAAGATTATTTTGTCACAAATAACTGAACTTGTGAATTGCTCAAAGAACAAATGACTGGAAGCACCAACGGCACATCACTTGTCACGTCAGCCCATTGCAACTTACAAATTCCATATCAAGAAATAAGATGTATATAACTTTTGAGAACTCGTATTTTAAACAAAAGCCAAAACAAATGCAAATGAAACGCAAATAAACCTTGTAAATCGAAGGGGTAACCGAACCAACATTAAGAAAAAATGAACCAACAATTCTACAAAGACGAAAACCTGCcaaaccaaaattttcaaaaatctaCTGAATCAATCATTTGCTTTTTAACATGTTTGTAAGAGTTTAGAATTTCCAAATCATGTCTGGTTCTGGCCACTTTCGGCCTCTTATCTATAAGTTGGCGAAGCAGGTCGTGGTTTACTTCAAAGAGCAAGGCGGATTGGGAAGGAAAGCAAACGCATGCACAACATGCCAAATGCTGTCAATTTCAAAGATGTTGCAACTAAATCCTGTATAGTATCAGTACTAATGCAAGTCATATATGCCCAAAGTTGTAAAGGCATTAGATGCTTCAAAACCAAACAAATTTCCTTATGAAAACTGTGAATACCAATGTAAGAGGCCAAACAGGTGACTGCTTCAGTAACTGTGTCGTTCACAATTCCTATTGTAACGATAGAACTACACAGAATAACGATTCTTGGCAGCTCTGTCTAGCTTCTTTGCATCATCCTGCCAAAAGATGGCTCTTGATGAGTTGAGCAAATCAATGAACAAGCAAAtgatttcaaggcatttaataacaaagaaatctTACATGAAATATAAAGCCAATCGAGTCATTGTAATCCAGAAATTCCTTCCATTGTTTACCAATGCACACCTGCAATGGAAAAACTCATTTAGATGCAGGTGGATAAGGCTAGTGAATAAAAGAAGAGGTTTTTGGTTGAGCATAACCACGAGAGACAACCTTGCATCACATATCTCAGAACTAAGGAATCAAAGATATTTAGCCACTGCATAGATGGACCGAGTGCATTCAACCACACATAGTGAATTAATACTCGGCAAACTTGGGGCAAAAATACTTATTGTTACATTTTTTATTCTCACAAGATTTTTCTCGCTGCAACTAGGTAGCTCTGGTAAAAATCTATCATAACATCACAAACATCAGAAAGAAAGCtacttttttttttgatgaagcaGAAAGAAAGCTACTTTACAAGACTCTGATGCTGCAACTCGAGGAATGAGGACAAATCTCACTTATGACTTTACACTGACATACCAAGCAGTGTTGCCAATGGCTCACTTGAGGCGCCATTAAGCCCTGAAGCTAGGCGAAAAATAGGATGTGCACTTGGCCTCGCTTAAGCGGTGCTTTAGTGTAGTCACCAAGGTGCTAAGGTGTGCGTCTAGCCCATGGGCTTTGTCTTGAGGAGAGcgaaaataaacaataaatatttTATCCAACCATAATTCTTTTTTACTTGGGTTTTACTTTTATTCCTGAAGTACTTTTTTCTTTAATCCCCAATTTACTTGGGTTAAACTTGTTTTCTAGCTTTGTTTGCATTTTGTGCTTAAAGCCCCAATTGACTTCAGCACTTTTTTCTCGCTTTTTGCCTTCGGTGACACTGATACCAAGCATGAGCAAAGCTTAATATACCTTTTAAGAAACAAAGGTCTCTCAgggaaaataaatttaaaaagaaaggCTACAACTGGACCACGTCCCGTTAAGGAGTTGAGAGCGAATATGAAAATGCAAATTCTAAACTACATCATGCTCGGGAAAGGAAACCCAAAACAACCATGATTAACACTAACTTCTGAGAACAAACTTTCTATTTTGATATCAGATCATAGCTAAAACCTTGAAACCTCTTCCTGTCTCAAAGCTCTTCTTATCATTCCGATTAAACATCTTAATGGGTCTAAAATGAACGTATTAGAGTAAGTACGAATATGAAAATGCAATTTCTAAAACTACATTCCTGTTATTTTCTCCAAGTTAGTATTGTTATCAGCTACAGAACAAATACCACAGATGGTGAAAAGTTAGCACCAATTGTCAGCAACAATAGTTTACTTTAACATTTCACAAATGGTAGATGACTACAGGGGTTGTGACACCAAAATAAGACTTCACGGTTGGTCATTAAAAAATAGTATAAAGGTAAATTTGATACTTTTTAGATATTGTAGGATTTTTTATCTAAAACTAGTACAACTGCCTGAGGTTTGCTGAGAGTTTAAGATCCTCTGCAATCATTTGGCCTTTACCAGAGACCAATTCTTTCTATAACTATAAAATGAAAAACTATCTTAACATATTACTCCCTCTGTTTAATTTTATATACGGTGTTTGATTGAACACAatgtttaagaaagaaagaaagactgacttttgaaacttgtgaacTTAAACATGCCATGATATTTCTGTGGCTATTAAAGCttgtcattaagggtaaaataaaaaatttaaacttaaattgtttccaaatataaaaAACATGGCCTTTTTTACGGAAAATTAAAGAGGAAAGAGTGCCACATAAATAGAAGAGGGAGTATTAAAAACACTTCCCACTTTTTGTCTCGCCCGCAAGAAACTCTAATTCAATTTTAAGCTACATCTTTGGCTTTTATAAAATCAAAGCAATTCATTATTTTTCTACaagtaattaaatatttttaaaataagtaacTATACATTAAAGGctatattttagaaatatattcTTCCTTCTAAAAATTAGGTTTGACAAATAGATAGATGCTGATGTTTGATATATGCTATGTTAACCAAAATGTAAAACTAAAGTTGTGAAACTGTTTGGACCACCGTATGCACTTCGACTATCTGTCTCCCCAACAGCACATGCACCAAATAAAATACCAAGGTTTAGGAAaatgagaagaaatcaccaaacattTTTTGTCTCTATTAGGACTTAAATGCCGATCTTTTCTTTTCGTCTCAACTTCATTTCGTTTAAGCTTCATTGACTGTTAGGCTACATTCATGGATGGATGAAAATGTGGCTTCATACCTGAACAATTTCACTCCATCAAATAATATCATAAATTGATAAAATACATCTTGTTAGGAACTACATATTAGTTTCTAGTTGTGAAAGCAGGCTACCTCCGGGAATTTAAGAACTGTGTCTATTACAGGATTAAAGATAACTGATGTGATCAATTATAGAATATGAGCATAAGATATCGATGCGTGGAACCTTCAGCACTAGGCTGCCTTTTGCACATATATTTAACCATAGAGAATGCATACAGCACAATTTACACAGAAAAACTAAAACTTCACATGTAAGTGTATACTATTTCACAAGTAAACAGCCAAAGACAATAGACACATGAACCGAGTGTGTTACTCTTGATGACACTGTCTTCTCTTGATGCATCTCCAGATGTTTATACACTTCCATGAAAGACCATTTAGAAAGTTTCaagaattcaatttaaaattaccAGATGTCTATATTTTTCTGTTTCTCAACTTCGCCCTTCAAAATAATGAAcctcaaaataataaatacatagATTCATTTTGTTTACAGATATTACCTGAGCTGTTTCATTAGCAGCATTCCTGGTCCACAAAGCTATTTTTTCTTGTCTAACTCGAACATTAATAACTGCTCCACAAATTTCATCTCCACAGTCAAATTGCTCTCCAATCATAGCCAGCAGCTATAATTAATTCATGGCAGAAAATATGAGCACAAACTTCATCCCCGCGGAAAAAACAACAACCAGAGTGGACacaagattaagaatcagatatAGCATCATGGGCATACCGTATACAGCCAGCAGGTATCAGATTTACCCCTCGAAAAGCTCATTGTCCACTTTCCTCCGCTGGCACAGACAGGATCCTCCCACTTTGGCTCAATTTTATTCTTAAAACAGTGAAAGTCTGCTCCCACAGCCAATTTGCTTGGGTGGTGGATGTTGTTATACACACTGTATGCAGAAAAAGATTCCATAGATCAATATCCAGTCACCGTCTTAGAATATCAAATGCTACCAAACATgctcaattttattttttggggtcTAACACGCTCATTTCATGATCgtattattcttttatttttgggggatacacacacacacacacacacactagttTAATGATAACCTGAGCGtcttgaggaagaagatgatTAAGGAAATCACCAATGAAGGAACACGTCTTCAAAGGTCTAAACAAAAATCCCATAATTACAATACATTCACCAAACCATCGATTTGGTAGAAAAGTATATGTCATAGATGATAAGCCCAACTCCATCAAAGTGATCCAGCACTAATAAGTGTATATTCATCAAATGAGAAATAAGTGTAATTATCCCTAACTAGAAAAGGAAAAACCAATCTCAATTCTCTGTTGCACAAATAGCTGCTCCTAAAAGGAAGACAAATGCTCAAATCattgcaaaagaagaaaacatgaCTTTGCTCGTAAACATGTACCGAGGAATTCAGAAGTGCTTACATTTGAAAATAGCAACCAAACATTTTTTATATGAGAGTAAACTGGAAGAGGGAAAATGAATAAAGTGCAAAAAAAATTACAACGGAAAGGATGGTGAAATCAACCAATGAGAATTGTTTATACTGCACTTTTAAGAATGGATTCCACTACCTAATAGCCTGAAAGGATATTTTGCAGCATATACCTAGTTGCTAATATTTGTGTTAGGCAAATACGGAAAAAATgccattaaatattttttataatggcAGTGTACGACTAGCTAGCTCAAACTGCCTATTCCACTATTCCACCTTAtgcctgctacctcccaccagcataGGAGAAGTCATTAGACATTTATTTACCACAAAGAAACCAGCTAATAATTTGTCACAGTTGATACACACCTCATTCCAAAAGTCACCATACCTCTACTTTAGATCACCTCTATTTTGGGGTCTGTTAACGATTTAAACTctcaacttaaaataaataaataaaagatggaCTTCCTAGTAATCTTAATGacccaaaataaaacaaaaaaagaagtaaaagaagcagTCACacagaacaaaaatacaaagaaagcaACGTATATTTCTGCCTAATTCATTTACCAACTAGAAGTCTTATGCAGACCCAATAAAACTTCCATAAAATGAAGCTCTACCAACCCTGGCATCACAAAGTAAGATCAATTTATAACCTCGACAACACCCTAAGAAAAAATGTATAACTACGAAAATGAAAAGAAGACGGCACAATTATAAAGATCCGATTCAGTGCCAAACAAGATCTTTAACCCAATATTCATTCACCGTAAGAAGACGATTAATCAAAGCATTGTGAACCCTAATCCAACAAATTCAATCTTTCTAGCAAGAACTCGGTCgaataaaaaaatacaagaaaCCAACGCAAGGGGTAGCATACCTCCAAAAATCTTCGACAGTGGAGAAGGTGTAAATGGGTCGAATGGAACTACCCCAAGCAGCCTGTTTTGATTTCCCTGATGGGTTATCGAACCAAAATGTCCATGAATGTTCTAGCGGGTGTTTCATTGCCTTGCATGGGTTCCCTAAAGACGACATCGTATCATCCGATTCTATAACTTCCTCTGCTCCCTCTTCCACCTCACGAGTATTAGTCTTCGATTCCTCTAACGACGCCGGTTTCTCTACTTCATCAACCATTTTGGTGCTCGGGAAATTTGTGATTTTGGTGATGGGTTTCAATTGAAAATGTGTTCCGATACTGTattcatatatatgtatatattgagGAAAAGTTTAATGTTTTCTCGATAAAGTGTCAAAACTACCCATTCAACTATCGAAAATAGATTACTTTTGCCCTTCATTATCTTTTGTATCAAAAATATCCCATTTTCTCCAAAATATGGGCCTATAATATCCTTTTGTAAAAGTTACTTTGTATAGCTGCTCCTTaatcggaaaaaaatattttttttttgtatgtatatatattatttatgttatatacaaattttatatattttttcgattatcaaatataaataattttttgagCGGGTTAAAAGTTATAATATTGACCGTCAtagttttatcttatttttatataaaattggTATTTTAAACCTAATTAAATACTAATATCTCCCTAATTCAACTCTCGTCCGTGCCTCTTCTACCCCCTCGCCCCTTATTTTATCCACTCTacctactttttaattttttttttatcattggaCAATCATGATCGAAAACCATGGCTGATCTCcctctttatttttcttcctcACCTCTTCAAACCTCTAAATATAACCCATCAGAACAACAACCATATTTTACCCTCGATAGGGCCGAGAATATCCAAAAAATCCTATAATCTTCCGCACAATTGAGGGGTAactgaggtatttacagatccaCCATCGTTGGAAACTTCCTACCACCTTCCACCGTGGTCGATAACCACCTTTTTCCTTAATCTGTTTGAATTTAGTGATTGAAGTAGTCCGCAGGTTTGTGGTATTAAGATTACCATATTAGTACTAATTTTAGGAAGCCGAAAACGAAAGGAAAAGGGAGAGAACCAAGTCCTAATTATCCAAcacaaacaataaaaaataaagaaggaagcCTATTGTTGTCTCCTCTATATAATACGATTCTAGTGAAATGCAAAGCTACATGTGTTATAAGAAATTACGGTGAATGTTTATCTTCCTCCATGATATTACTATcaaatgtttaatgacatattcaatgacatatttcttcatttttcatgtttATATAAATGCATTGTAATAGATGGAAAGAACAcgattgaagaagaaataataatatctcctctctttctctctatatttcttaacttgttttttcttgttttatattgttactttgaactatatttcataacacgttatcagcacgagactctaccatCTCAAGAAGCTCTTTGAGAAGGCTAAGCAAATATAGATATCTCtcaaagcaaacttggatcaaagttcaattgtaaaaatatttgcttagttgattcatgtacgacacatacaatattcaaagagaagaaatatttctctcatttaagtatgtgtaaggcagatgttactacaatttctggtagtagtaatctaattgaaggctctggaagagctactataactctgcctaatggaacaatacttatcatagagaatgcaatgttctcctccaagtccaagaggaacttgttaagttttaaagatatccgtcgaaatggatttcatattgagacaatagatgagaataatctcgaatatctcatcattaccaagaatgtctctgatcagaaaagggttattgagaagttctcatctttatcttgtggcatgTATTGGataagaattagtgcaattgaggcacattctatcgtaaaccaaaatgttactgattccaatacttttgtactttggcatgatcgattgggacattctggatcaattatgatgagacgaattatagaaaactcaaataggcatccattaaagaatttaaagtttcttttaaataatgaattttcttgcacttcttgttatcaaggcaaattaattattagaccatcaccaacaaaggttagGATTGAGTCCCCTGCGTTCTTGGAGCGTATACAATGAgatatttgtggacctattcacccacctagtggatcgtttagatattttatggtcttaatagatgcatcttctagatggtctcatgtgtgcctattgtcaccttgcaacctggcgtttgcaaaattaattCGATTACAGGCACAAtttcccgataatccaattaagtctattcgaCTTGATAATGCTGTTGGGTTTTCATCCCAaccatttaatgattattgcttatcaattgggataaatgTGAAACAtcttgtagctcatgttcacactcaaaatggcctagcagagtctttgattaaacgtctgcaattgatagcaaaatcgttactcatgaaaacgagaTTACCCACTTATgtttggggtcatgctattttgcatgctGCAACGCTAGTTTGTCTTagaccgacaaattatcataaatatttcccgttacaattagttttgggtcatgaaactAATATATctcatttaagaatttttgggtgcgcagtatatgtgcctgtagcacaTCCATATCGCACCAAGATAGGTTCCCAAAGAAGgctaggaatatatgttgggtttgaatcgccctccattattcgctacctctaaacattaacgggagatttgttcactgctcgatttgcagattgtcgattcgatgaggAAATTTCCCCAAAATTAGGGGGAAAATAGGTGAAATCAAACaggaaattttgtgaaaaaattcatgattgtctcatcttgatccacgtgcctctatttgtaaaaaagaggtgcaaaagattatccatttgcagaaaatagcaaatcaaatgccagacgcatttacggaTCTGAGAAAAATAACGAAATCACATATCCCTACAGAGAATattccaatccgtattgatgtccgtgttggacaatcttctagtgccatagctaatgagtcaaaaacACGCCTAAAGTGTGGCATaccattgggttctaaggatcgaaatcctagaaaaaggaatataaatgatcaagatgacactacAAATGAGTCTCATAAAGAAACTCATGGTTTAACCAATCCTTAAATTCATGAGGAAATCAATGAGCCTgagagactcaagaaaataaagaACTAACAATAAACCCAATTGATATTGAGACAGATTTGAATCGATTGAATATAGTtgtggattatgtctttgcatacaatgttgcatctagcattatgcaagataatgaggatcttgaacctcaatccgttaaagaatgtcgacaaagacgtgATTGTCCAAAATGGCGAGAAGCAATCCAATCTGAGTTGGATTCACTTGTGAAACGTGAAATTTTGGGTctatagtccaaacacctaatggtgttaaacctgttggctataaatgggtctttgtacgtaaaaggaatgagaaaaatgaggtacaaagatataaggcatgCCTTGTTGCATAAAAAatttcacaaaggcctggtgtcgattatgaagagacgtattctcctattatggatgctataacgttccgttatctcattagtcttgatgtccatgaaaagcttgacatgcatttaatggatgtggttacagcttacCTTTACGGCTAACTTGATATTGAGATATACATAAAAATTCCCGAGGAATTTAAAATTCCTgacgcacataattcaaagtcacgggaaatattttcaatcaaattgcaaagatctttgtatggtctaaagcaatcacgaagaatgtggtataaccgccttagtgagtatttattaaaggaaggttatataaatgatgctatttgtccatgtgtttttataaagaaaacaatatCG
Proteins encoded in this window:
- the LOC107829212 gene encoding eukaryotic translation initiation factor 4E-1 (The RefSeq protein has 1 substitution compared to this genomic sequence); the encoded protein is MVDEVEKPASLEESKTNTREVEEGAEEVIESDDTMSSLGNPCKAMKHPLEHSWTFWFDNPSGKSKQAAWGSSIRPIYTFSTVEDFWSVYNNIHHPSKLAVGADFHCFKNKIEPKWEDPVCASGGKWTMSFSRGKSDTCWLYTLLAMIGEQFDCGDEICGAVINVRVRQEKIALWTRNAANETAQVSIGKQWKEFLDYNDSIGFIFHDDAKKLDRAAKNRYSV